Proteins from one Setaria italica strain Yugu1 chromosome V, Setaria_italica_v2.0, whole genome shotgun sequence genomic window:
- the LOC111257208 gene encoding uncharacterized protein LOC111257208 has product MDGGSGLNLLYAETLDAMGIDRSHLRPSKAPFYGVVPGKQAMPLGQIDLPVTFGTPSNYRKEVLTFEVVGFRGTYHAILGRPCYAKFMAIPNYTYLKLKLPGPNGVITVGTTFQKAYECDVECCEYAAAITVSGNMAAQLEEMIEDQPDAKQSGTSFEPTEGIKEVPLDPGCSNGGVVRISAALSPK; this is encoded by the coding sequence atggatgggggcagcggcctcaacctcctctacgccgagaccctcgacgccatggggatcgatcgctcccatctccgtcctagcaaggctCCCTTCTATGgtgtcgtgccagggaagcaggcaatGCCTcttgggcagatcgacctgcccgtcacgtttgggaccccttctaactataggaaggaggtcctcaccttcgaggtggtagggtttcgcggaacctaccacgccatcttgggacggccatgctacgcgaagttcatggcaatccccaactacacctacctcaagctcaagctgccagggcctaacggggtcatcaccgttggcacaaccttccagaaggcatacgagtgcgacgtcgagtgctgcgagtacgccgcggccatcaccgtctcgggcAACATGGCGGCCCAGCTTGAGGAGATGatcgaggaccagcccgacgccaagcagtcaggtacctcctttgagcccaccgaaggcatcaaggaaGTCCCTCTCGACCCCGGCTGTTCCAATGGCGGggttgtgcggatcagcgcggccctatcccccaaatag